The stretch of DNA GCCCTCCACGGCCTGACCCGCACGCTGGTCAACAACATGGTCGTCGGTGTGACCGAGGGCTACGAGAAGAAGCTCGAGATCGTGGGCGTCGGTTACCGCGTCCTGTCGAAGGGCCCGACCGAGCTGGAGTTCCAGCTGGGTTACTCGCACCCGATCAACTTCAAGGCGCCCGAGGGCATCAGCTTCACGGTCGAGAGCGCCACCCGGTTCGGTGTCTCCGGCATCGACAAGCAGCAGGTCGGCGAGGTCGCCGCCAACATCCGCAAGCTGCGCAAGCCCGAGCCGTACAAGGGCAAGGGCGTCCGTTACGCCGGCGAGAACGTCCGCCGCAAGGTCGGAAAGGCTGGTAAGTGATGGC from Nocardioides sp. BP30 encodes:
- the rplF gene encoding 50S ribosomal protein L6, which codes for MSRIGKLPVAVPTGVDVQIDGAVVTVKGPKGTLTHTVAEPITIEKGEGVLDVKRPDDERKSKALHGLTRTLVNNMVVGVTEGYEKKLEIVGVGYRVLSKGPTELEFQLGYSHPINFKAPEGISFTVESATRFGVSGIDKQQVGEVAANIRKLRKPEPYKGKGVRYAGENVRRKVGKAGK